The Gimesia sp. DNA window GCACCTCGAGTTCACGCCCATCGGCAAAGAGCCACTCGAAGTCTTCCAGGTGAAATATGCAGCCAAGTTCCCCGAACCCGATCTGACCTCGGTCAGTCTCCAGACGCCGCAGGTGCAACAGGCCTTCACAGACGCGTTCCAGGAATTCTGTGACACGACGGACAAACCTTCTTCGCAGACAACTGCATTGATCAACTGGATTCTCGCCCATCCCGACCTGTTCTCCGATCCGGAAGATTCCGACAGGAAAGCCCTGCAGCAGTCGATCCGCGATTATCAGTCCGAGCGCGATCAACTGCAGAAACAGATTCAAAACAAATCCCGCACCGCGATGGCCATCATGGATGGCAGTGCCGAGAACGACCACGTCCTGATTCGGGGCAGCCACCAGAATCAGGGCCCTGTTGTGGAACGTCGCTTCCTGGAAGCCCTCGAAGGAACTACTCCCCAGGTTACCGGCAGCGGACGTCTGGAACTGGCCCGGGAAATCAACGATCCCGCCAATCCGCTGACGCACCGCGTCATTATCAACCGTATCTGGGCACATCTGTTCGGACGGGGAATCGTCCCCAGTGTCGATAACTTCGGCGTGTTGGGCGAGCGTCCTTCGCATCCGGAACTGCTTGACTTCCTGGCACTGAAATTCCTTGAGCAGGACCGTTCGATCAAACAGATGATCAAGTACCTGGTCCTCTCGAAAACTTACCAGCAGGCCAGCCAGACATCCCTGGATGCCGCCGAGATCGATCCGGACAATGTCCTGCTTTACAAAATGCCGCTGAAGCGACTCGAAGGCGAAGCGATCCGCGATGCCCTGCTCAGCATCTCCGGAAGACTGCAGCCTGAGATGTACGGTCCCTCGGTTCCCATCCACCTCACGAAGTTCATGGATGGACGCGGCAAGCCCCCTGTCAACGGCCCCCTGGATGGAGACGGCAGACGTTCCGTCTATATCCAGGTCCGTCGCAATTTTCTCTCGCCGATGATGCTCGCCTATGATACTCCCAGCCCCTTCAGCACGATGGGCCGCCGCAACGTCTCCAACGTTCCCGCCCAGGCTCTGATCATGATGAATGATCCGTTCGTGATCCAGCAGGCTCGCCTCTGGGGAGATCACATCGCCGAGAATCCCAAATTGACATCAGATCAGGAACGCATCCGCTGGATGTATGAGTCGGCCCTGGGACGCCCACCGGCGCAGGCTGAGTTACAGGCCGCAGAGCAGTTCCTGCAGGCTCATCGAACGACAAACCCGGCAGCACAACCCGCAGAAACCTGGGGCGAGCTGGGACATGTCATCTTTAATCTCAAAGAATTTATCTACGTCTTCTAATAGCAGGAAAGTCGGCAGCATGCATTGTGGCCAGTTTCGATACCAGTTCAATCGCCGTCAAATGCTCCAGCAGTGCGCGAACGGCTTCGGCGCCGCCGCCCTGACGGCCCTGCTGCAGGACCGCGCGTTCTCCGGAGTGACAGCGGAGAGAACCCACTTTCCTGCCAAAGCGAAAAACGTCATCTTCCTCTACATGGACGGCGGACCTTCGCAGGTCGACACCTTCGACCCCAAACCAATGCTCTCCAAATACAATGGCAAAAGCCCGGGCGATTTTTTCAAAGTCGAAGACACCCAGTTCGATAACGTCGGAAAGGTGCTGGAGAGTCCCTGGAAATTCAAACCCTACGGCGAAAGCGGGATTCCTGTCAGCGATCTCTTCCCCGAGGTCGGTTCCTGTATTGATGACATCGCCGTCATTCGCTCAGTTGTCTCGAACTTTCCCGAACATACTTTCGCCAATTACTTCCTGCACACGGGTAGTGGGCTGCAGGGACGTCCCAGTATGGGTGCCTGGGTCAACTACGGTCTGGGCAGCGAATGCCAGAACCTGCCCGGCTTTGTGGTCATCAACGGCGGACTGATTCCTCCCGGCGGTCTCGACTGCTTCAACAGCGGTTTTCTCCCCGCCAGCTTCCAGGGTTCGGTCTTCAAGCCGGGAGGCAGCGGTATTGCCAACGTGGAACGCCAGGAAAAGACCAGCCGCACCCAGGTGGAAAAGCTGAAACTGATGCAGCAGCTGGACCGGTTCAAACAACAGGAGACCGGCAGGCACGACGAAATTGACTCCGCGATCACCAACTATGAACTCGCCTATAAAATGCAGATGGCGATTCCCGAACTGATGTCGTTCGAGAGCGAAAGCAAGCCGACACTCGAACTCTACGGATTCAATGAGGAATACGAGCCCACACGCACTTTCGCTGCCGAGTGTCTGCTTGCACGCCGGCTGGTCGAACGGGGCGTGCGGTTCGTCGAACTGACCTGTCCCAACGTGAAAGGGGACCGCTGGGATCAGCACAGCAATCTGAAACTCCATCACGCTAACAATGCCCGGGCAGTCGACCAGCCCATCGCGGGGCTGCTCAAAGATCTCAAACAGCGCGGGCTGCTCGATTCCACGCTGGTCATCTGGGGAGGTGAATTCGGTCGCACTCCCTTTGCCCAGGGAACCAACGGTCGCGATCACAATCCGTTCGGTTTTACCATGTGGATGGCCGGCGGAGGTGTCAAAGGGGGCACCACTTACGGGACGACCGATGAATGGGGCTATAAAGTTGTCGAAAATCGCGTTGAGATCCACGACATCCATGCCACGATGCTGCACCTGCTCGGACTGGATCATACCAGATCCACGTTCCGCTTCGGTGGACGGGATATGCGTCTGACCGACGTCCATGGACACGTCGTGCACGATGTCATTGCCTGAGAGAGTTGAAACAATCTAATCTGAATCCGTTTCGAAAGGCACTCCGATGAAACAGTTCCTGCGCCCGTTCTGTTCGACCCTGCTTCTGCTCTGTATCACATTCTCTGAAACATCTGCTGAAGACTGGCCCGCCTTTCGTGGTCCCCGGGGAAACGGCATTTCACAGGAAACGAAAGGCCCCCTCAAATGGAGTCAAACCGAGAACATTCTCTGGAAAGTGCCACTGCCTGCAGCGGGTAACAGCAGCCCCATCGTCTCCAACGGACGCGTATTCATTACCTGTGCAGAGAATGAAGGTCGCCAGCGGAGCCTCTACTGTTTCGACCGCAAGAACGGCAAGCAGCTCTGGATGCGGACCGTCAACTTTGACAAGGTGAAGCCCACCCACAAAACCAATAATTACTGCGGTTCGACTCCCGTCGCGAATGGCAAACGCGTCGTGGTCTGGCACAGTTCAGCCGGTCTGTACTGTTACGACTTTGACGGCAACGAGGTCTGGCACCGCGATCTGGGTGAGTTCGATCACATGTGGGGCTACGGTGTCTCTCCGATCCTGCATGAAGGAAAAATCATTCTGCACTGTGGTCCCGGAAAGCGGGTCTTCATGACCGCGATTGATCTGGAGAGTGGCAAAACGATCTGGGAAACCGATGAACCCGTCGAAAATAACGGCGAGCGAAATAACGATCGCAAATACATGGGTTCCTGGAGCACCCCCGTGATTGCGCGAATCAATGATCGCAGCCTGATCATCTGCAGCATGTCACTCCGCGTGAACGCCTATGATCCCGAAACGGGTGAGATCGTCTGGAGCTGTTCCGGACTCCGGGGACAGAAAGGGGACTTATGCTATACTTCTCCCCTGCTGGCAGATCAGATCTGCGTCGCCATGGGTGGCTTCAACGGACCTGCGATCGGCTTTCGCATGCAGGGGACGGGTGACATTACTGAGTCCGCCCGGCTCTGGCGTAAGGAGCCGAATCCGCAACGCATCTCCACAGGCGTGTTTACTGCAGGCCACATCTTCATGGCCAACGCCGGACCGAATATTGTGCAATGCATCAATCCGCAAACCGGCGAGATTGTCTGGCAGGAACGTTCCGGTGGTGCCGCCTGCTGGGGATCTCTGATCCTGGCTGACGGCCACCTGTTCGTCACCGACCAACAGGGAACAACGCATGTCTTCAAGCCGAACACGGAACGCTTTGAAACGGTCGCTCAGAACAAACTGGGCGAACGCAGCAATTCTACGCCCGCGTTCTCGGACGGGCAGATCTTCATCCGTACGTTCCAGCATCTCTATTGTATCGGCAACTGAAGCAGCAGCGAGCGGCTGATTACCAGAGCTCGATTTCCAGTTCGAGATCGACGCCGAACTTTTCAGACACGGTATTCTGTGCGAGGTTAATCAGATCGAGCACATTCTCCGTCGTCGCACTTTCATCATTGATGATAAAGTTCGCGTGACGGTCGCTGATTTCGGCTCCCCCGATGCGGGTCCCTTTGAGGCCCGCCTGTTCAATCAGAGCCCCGGCGTGCATCCCACGTGGATTTTTGAAGATACAGCCCGCAGACTGGTGGGTGAGAGGCTGGTTGGCCTTCTTCATGATCCAGTTCTTTTTCATGCGTTCAGTCAGCTCATCTGCGTCAGCCTGCTGCAACTCGAAGGTCGCCTCCAGAATCGCCAGTTCATTGATGCTGCTTTCCCGGTAGCTGAAGCTGAGTTCATCCGCTGTCCGCACGAACTTCTCACCCCGGGCGGTCAGCACAGATACGGATTTGGCGAACTGGCCGATGTCACCGTTGTGACCGCCGGCATTGCCGTGCAGTGCACCACCAACCGTACCGGGAATCCCCACCAGCCCTTCCAGGCCGGCCAGTCCCTCTTTGACGGTCTGTGAAACCAGGTTCGAGAGCAGCGCCCCCGCTCCCGAGGTGACGGTTGTCCCCTCGATGCTGATCTGGGCGAATTCCTGATCATGAATACGGATGACGGCACCTTGTACGCCGGAATCCTTGATCAGAATATTGGATCCGCCCCCAAAGACGCGTACAGGAATTTCATTTTCTGCACAGCATTTGACGACCGCCTGCAGTTCATCTGCGTTCCGTGGCTCCAGAAAGAACTGGGCCGGACCGCCGATTTTGAACCACGAGTATTTCGCCAGGGGTTCGGAATGTTTAAGAATGTCTTTGAAGTCTTCGATTGAACTCATGATGGATCCGATTTATTTCGCCAGCACCCATAGTTATGATGATATCACCAGATTGAGCCTCAGTCTCTAAAGTTGAGACGATCTGGTCAAGGGAACTGCCGAATCTGACCGCAGCATTATGCAGAAGAATTCGCTGAACAAGCTCTTTGGACGTATCAACGGGCTCCGTTCCCAGCTTTTCCCGGGCTGCATACACCGGAGCAATCAGTACTTCGTCCGCCAGTCGAAAACTGCGGGAGTAAGAATCCATCATGGCCTGCGTCCGCGAGACCTGATGCGGTTCATAAACACACCAGACCTTGCGATCCGGATATTCCTGTCTCAACAGGTTGAGTGTGGCCTGAATCGCCGTTGGATGGTGTGCATAATCGTCGATCAGCGTGATGCCCTTATAAGAGCCTCTCTGCTCGTAGCGACGACGAATCCCCGGAAACTGGTAGATTCCTTCGCGAATGTCTTCGGCAGGGACTCCCGCCGAGTGACAGAGAATCGCGGCGACCATCGCGTTACTCACATTGTGGCGGCCCCGTTTCTGCAGGGAAATCTCGGAAAAGTACTCACCCTTGTAGAACATTCGGAAACGCTGACCGTAGGTAGTCTGCTTGATGTCTGTGGCCCACCAGTCTGCTTCCTCTTCCAGTGAAAACGTTGCGATTTTTGCCAGACAGGCTGTGCGAATTTCCACGGCGCCGCGACAGGCTGCCGGCATGATCAATGTTCCGTCAGCCGGAATCCGGGCTACGAACTCAGCATACGCGGAGGTCATATCATCCTGATTCTTAAAGTAATCGAAATGATCGGGCTCAATGTTGGTAATGGCTGCATAATAGGGGTAGAGATTCAGAAAACTCCGCTGGTATTCACAGCTTTCCGCTACAAATAAAGGACCTGCTCCTGCCCAGCCATTCAGGTTCTGGTTACAGAGTTCGGCTCCAATTACGGCCGAAGGAGAAACGCCGGCATTCTCCAGTACAAATGCCGTCAGTGCGGTAGTGGTGCTTTTTCCGTGGGTTCCTGCGATACAGACGCCCTGCTTCTGCCGCATCAGGTTGCCCAGCATCTGTGTGTAGGAGAGCTGGGGAATTCCCATGCGCTGCGCGAAACGCCGTTCGGGGTTTGCCAGTCCGATCGCCGGGCTGTAGATCAGCACGTTGGTCCCTTCCGGAACGAAACGTTTGTCATGCCCCTGATGGACCCGGTAGCCGCCTGCCTGTAAGGCCTGATCTGTCGGCAGCGCAGGACTCATATCCGAGCCGGTTACGCGGCAACCGGCGCTGGCCAGGTATTCCGCGAGTGCTTTCATCCCGGATCCACAAATGCCGACCAGGTGCGCAGAGGCAGGTAATCCGGCAGAGTCGAGCCGAAAATCCTGATTCAAGATTCCCTGTTGATGCGTATTCGTTTTTGACAGGATCATAGTCGCCTTAATGTCTATCTGAGGCCCCGACAGGTTATTCCCGCTGGCATCAGTACCGGCGGGTCTTGATTTCGGTAGAATCACTCCGAAATCCCACGACTCTCTCTATCGGGAATCACTGCGTGTGGAATCCATTGGTTATGACATTTGTTTCGACTGGATAAACATTATCGAATAACAGGATCCTGTTGCATCAAGCCGGTCATCTGGAGAAACTTGAGAAGATAGACAGCTATAGCTGGGTTTTACTGAAATCCGTTTCATTTCCCTGATTTCTGCACAATTTTTCCAGGATCTTATAATTCTTTACCGGCTGCGATACAATGCATTATGCCTCGAAATGGATTCTGTCTGAAGAGCAATTTCCAGGTCCGCAATCTCGACCGTCTGCTGTTCAACAGAATATCCCTGAAAGGAGTTACCAATGCAGAGCCCCGCTTTTGATCCGCAACAGGCCCATCGACATTTTGCAGCGAGCTGTTTCAATAAAACCTGGGATTATCTGGACAAGGCAGATCGCACCGCTGCTGAAAATCTGGCCATGATTTCTGCCTGCCACGCTTCGCACTGGCACTGGGCACAATACGAGGAACATACGCCAGAGAACATTTCGATCGCGTACTGGCAGCTGGCCCGGGTCTATGCGGTCACCAATCAGCCCAGTAATGCGTTCAGCTACGCCATGCTCTGCCTGAAAGTCACGCAGGACAAACATCTTAAGCCGTTTTGCCTGGCCTACGCCTACGAAGCCCTGGCCCGGGCTGCTTCCGTCGCCAATAAGCCCGAAGAAGTGGAAACATACAAACAACAGGCAAAAAATATTGCGGAATCGGACCTCGAAGGAGATGAAAAACAGCAATTGCTGGATGATCTGAATACAATATAAACAGAGAAGCCCTCTCTCTCGTGAGGATCTCAGCAGACACGTCCTATTGTTTTTCCATTCTTAGACAGCACTTATGCAAACGCTGAAACGAGCCCTGGAAGCCTATTTTGATATCCCCGCTGCCGGGCCGGGTCAGGGTTCTGCCTGGAATTTCCACTGGAATACTCCCTGGCCAGCCTGGTTGCCCGACTGGATCGTGCTGCTGCTGGCCACGGGCATTGTTTTCCTGCTGATCTACGCCTACCTCAAAGATACAGCCCATCTCGATCTGAAAAAGAAGAGTCTGCTGATCAGTATTCGACTGATCGTGTTCCTGATTGTTGTATTGTTCCTCACCCGCTTTACGCTGACGATTCATCGCACGGGTCTGCCTTTCGTAGCCCTGTTGATTGATGATTCCGCCAGCATGGGACTCGAAGACAATTACACAGGCACGCCGGAGATGAGCCCCGCCAACCTGAAAGAGTTTGAAGGCAAACCGCGGCTCTCGCTCGCCCGAGACCTGCTGCTAAAAGACGACGCCCGCTTCCTCACCGAGTTGCAGCGGAAACATAAACTGCGACTCTATCACTTTTCCGAAGACTGCCTCCCCCTGGGTGATCCGGATTTTCTCGATCAGACCAACCAGCAGTCCACACAGGAAACGCTCAAACAACTGGTTCCCACAGGTAAAGAGACGCGGCCTTACCACGCGGTGCAGAAAGTCCTCAACGATTTTCGTGGCACCCCGCCGACAGCCATTATTGTCTTGAGTGATGGCATCTCCAGTACGGGAGAGCTGGATCGCCTGTCCCGCGCCGCTCCTCTGGCCAAGTCGAAGCTGGTTCCCATCTTTCCGGTTGGCATTGGCAGCGAACAACCCGTGCGTGACCTGCAATTATACGATCTGCTCGTCGACGATGTTGCCTTCGTGAACGACCCGGTCAATCTGTCTGCGAAAGTCAAAACGTTCGGCATCAATTCCGGCACGCTCTCCCTGGTATTGAAGGATGCCAAAACCGGCAGTCCCCTGGCCACGCGCCAGATTCCGGTCAATTCCCGTAAAGAGTTTCAGAAGATTGAGCTCACTTTTACTCCCACGACACCGGGACTGTTTGAATACGAATTCGAAGTCGAGCCGGTCGAAGGGGAAGTCAATCAGAAAAACAATCAGCAGAGCGGCCAGGTTTCGGTCCTGGATCAGAAGATCCGTGTGCTGCTCGTTGATTCGGTACCACGTTATGAATATCGTTATCTGAAACATTTGCTTGAGCGGGACAAGACCATCGAGCTCCGCAGCATCCTGCAGGAATCGGATCTGGAATACTCGTCGGAAGACTCCACGGCACTCGATTACTTCCCGGTCAAAAAAGAAGACCTCTACCAGTATGACGTCGTAATACTGGGAGACGCCGATCCGGCTTACTTCAGCCAGGCCGTCTTCGAAAACCTCGATCAGTTCGTCAGAGAAAAAGGAGGTGGACTGATCGTCGTAGCCGGCCCCCGGTTTTCCCCGCAGGCCTACTTCAATACACCCTTGCAGGGTCTGCTGCCGGTTGAAATTACCAAGGCCGTTCCCAACGCGGAATACGCCCCTGTGATCGAAGGTTTTCAGCCAGAGCTGACCACCGAAGGGCAGTTCAGCACATCCATCTTCCGCTTTGCCGACAGTGCTGAAGAGAGCCAGCGAATCTGGAACAGGCTTCCGGAACTCTACTGGTTCTTTACCGCCGACGACGTCAAACCCGGTGCAACGGTCTTCGCCATCCATCCCACCCAGAAGGGCAAGGATGGAAAGCCGATCCCCATTATCTCAACGCAGCGGGTAGGAGCCGGCAAGGTGATTTTCAACGCCACCGACGATCTCTGGCGATGGCGGGATCTGGTGGGTGATCTGTATTACTCCCGCTACTGGGTTCAGGCCATTCGCTACCTGAGTCGTTCCAAACTGCTCAACCAGGAACAGGCTATTGAACTCACACTGGATCGCAAAACATACCAGCAGGGAGACACCGTGCAGTTTCGCGTAAAGTTTCTTGACGAACGACTGATCCCTGGTGACTCCGAGCCGGTCACGGTCATGCTCGAGCGCAAAGGGGAAGCGTCCCGGCCTGTACAGCTGACCCCCCGGAAAACCGCGCCCAATATTTTCGAGGGCAGTTATTCGAACATCCCGGAAGGCGCCTATCATACCTGGGTCGCCAACCCCATTCTGGAAGGGACTCCCCCCTCAGACGATTTTCGTGTCGAGATTTCCCAGCAGGAACTGTTGAACCGGGATATGGACCGCAGCGACCTGCAGAAAACAGCCCGCGAAACCCGCGGGACGTATTTTCATATCCTGGACGCGGAACAACTGCCGGAAGCGGTTCCCGCCGGTCATCCGATTCCACTGGAAAATGAAGAACCGATCCCCCTCTGGAATCGCTGGGAATTTCTGATTCTCTTCACTTTACTGATCTCGGTAGAATGGCTCTTAAGAAAACGTTTTCGACTGGTATAATAATTCTTTAGCGTTCTGTCTCCTGATTGGCTGAATCCATAAATATGCCTCATTCTATTCGAGCACAACTCGAGCATCTGCACCAGAAGATCCGACAGCTGATCTGGCTGAACGGGGTCTGCTGGGGGCTGACGATCCTGCTCGCCCTGGGGTTGCTCGCCGTCGCACTGGACTGGAGTCTGAATATCACTGACCCCGCGATTCGGCTCATTCTGGGGCTGGGTATCGGGGCGACCCTGGTCTCGACGGTCTGGAAGCGGCTGCTGATCCCTTTAAAGACCCCCATCACCGATCTGGACCTGGCTCTTAAGATTGAAAAACGCTATCCGGCCCTGAAAGACAGTTTTTCGAGCAGCATTGAGTTCGAAGATCAACCGGCGGCTCATTACGCGGGCTCTGCCCAGATGCGACAGGCCGTCATTCAGGAATCTTACCAGCGGGCAGCCCAGATCAATTTTCTGGAACTGATTGATACCCATCCAATTCGCAAAGTCATGATCTCGGCAGCCATGCTCTGCCTGCTGGTGTCGGGACTCGCGATCCTGCATCCCCGGCAGATCATACTCGGCTTTCAGCGTCTGATACTCCCTTTCTCCGCCCCGGAGTGGCCCCAGAGTGTGGAACTGCTGATTCTGGATGAGAATCTGGTGCCCATCGAAACCAGCCCTGGAAACCCGTATCAGGTCGTGGAGGGGCAGGCATTTCAGTTCTTTGTCGAAAACCGCAAAGGTGCGCCGCCCGAAGACCTGATGCTCGAGTATCAGAACCGCCAGCAGTCCCAACTCCGCCCGCAGATCTATTCCGAACCGCTGCGAATTGTTTCAGTCCCCGACACCGCCACCGGCGTGGAACGCGATCTGGGAACCGGTTCCCTCGTGGTCTCCAGTAAAACACTCAAACTGAGAGCGGTTGGCGGCGATGACACCAGCATGCCCTGGCTGACAATTGAGTCGGTCCCCCCGACCACCATCAAGCTCGAGAAGGTCACACTCACTCCCCCGGAATATTCGCAACAGAAAGAAACCAGCCTGCCCGCGGGCATTGGTCATTTCAAAGCGCTCGTGGGAACCAGGGTTCAGATCGCAGCCAGTTCGAATAAGCTGCTCAAATCGGTCGCGCTACGCGTTAAAGATCAGCCGCCTAAACCTGTTCAACTGGATCAGGACCGCAGGCATTTCACAACTGAATTTACCGTGACGGAACCAGGCACCTATTCCTACTGGTTCGACATCGAGAACGATCAGGGATTCCGTCCTCCCTCGCCCGATCGATATGAAATCACAGCAGTCCTCGATGCGCTGCCCGAGGTCTTTCTGGAAAAGCCCGATACTGATCTGCAGGTCACGCCCGACGCACAGATCCCATTGGCGGTCGCGATCCGCGATGACCTGGGCATCGCCAGTGCATTGATTCGCTATCAGAAATCGTCACGCGAAGAATCACTCTCACGGGCACTCCGTACAGATCGTCCCACGGAAACCTTTCCCCTCGGATTCCAATCGCAGCAGCCAGCTACGGATGTGATCATCAATCAGAACTGGAATCTGGCAGAGCTCTCACTGGAAGAAGGCGACCGAATCATCTTCCGCGCCGAAGCCACCGACTTCTTTCAACCAATTCTATCCGGGGAAAACGAAAGCGGTGTCAAAACCGACCCGCATACCGGCAGCAGTATTTCGCGTGTACTGACGATTGTCAGCCCCGACTATAAATCAAACGAACTCGTCAACCGTCATGCACAGTTGCTGGAAGAACTGACGCGTGTGCTCAAAGACCAGCGACTGCTCAATACGGAGATCAAGGATGTGCAGCATCAGCTGGAACGCGTCGGTCAGGCACGCACACAGGAGCTCGACACAATCAAGCAGGTCGAGATGGACCAGAAGCGGGTCGCTTCCCAGCTGGCCAGCCCGCGTACCGGCCTGGAACCTCGGGCGAAAGAACTGCTGCAGGAACTGGA harbors:
- a CDS encoding PQQ-binding-like beta-propeller repeat protein, which produces MKQFLRPFCSTLLLLCITFSETSAEDWPAFRGPRGNGISQETKGPLKWSQTENILWKVPLPAAGNSSPIVSNGRVFITCAENEGRQRSLYCFDRKNGKQLWMRTVNFDKVKPTHKTNNYCGSTPVANGKRVVVWHSSAGLYCYDFDGNEVWHRDLGEFDHMWGYGVSPILHEGKIILHCGPGKRVFMTAIDLESGKTIWETDEPVENNGERNNDRKYMGSWSTPVIARINDRSLIICSMSLRVNAYDPETGEIVWSCSGLRGQKGDLCYTSPLLADQICVAMGGFNGPAIGFRMQGTGDITESARLWRKEPNPQRISTGVFTAGHIFMANAGPNIVQCINPQTGEIVWQERSGGAACWGSLILADGHLFVTDQQGTTHVFKPNTERFETVAQNKLGERSNSTPAFSDGQIFIRTFQHLYCIGN
- a CDS encoding DUF1501 domain-containing protein, whose protein sequence is MHCGQFRYQFNRRQMLQQCANGFGAAALTALLQDRAFSGVTAERTHFPAKAKNVIFLYMDGGPSQVDTFDPKPMLSKYNGKSPGDFFKVEDTQFDNVGKVLESPWKFKPYGESGIPVSDLFPEVGSCIDDIAVIRSVVSNFPEHTFANYFLHTGSGLQGRPSMGAWVNYGLGSECQNLPGFVVINGGLIPPGGLDCFNSGFLPASFQGSVFKPGGSGIANVERQEKTSRTQVEKLKLMQQLDRFKQQETGRHDEIDSAITNYELAYKMQMAIPELMSFESESKPTLELYGFNEEYEPTRTFAAECLLARRLVERGVRFVELTCPNVKGDRWDQHSNLKLHHANNARAVDQPIAGLLKDLKQRGLLDSTLVIWGGEFGRTPFAQGTNGRDHNPFGFTMWMAGGGVKGGTTYGTTDEWGYKVVENRVEIHDIHATMLHLLGLDHTRSTFRFGGRDMRLTDVHGHVVHDVIA
- the murC gene encoding UDP-N-acetylmuramate--L-alanine ligase produces the protein MILSKTNTHQQGILNQDFRLDSAGLPASAHLVGICGSGMKALAEYLASAGCRVTGSDMSPALPTDQALQAGGYRVHQGHDKRFVPEGTNVLIYSPAIGLANPERRFAQRMGIPQLSYTQMLGNLMRQKQGVCIAGTHGKSTTTALTAFVLENAGVSPSAVIGAELCNQNLNGWAGAGPLFVAESCEYQRSFLNLYPYYAAITNIEPDHFDYFKNQDDMTSAYAEFVARIPADGTLIMPAACRGAVEIRTACLAKIATFSLEEEADWWATDIKQTTYGQRFRMFYKGEYFSEISLQKRGRHNVSNAMVAAILCHSAGVPAEDIREGIYQFPGIRRRYEQRGSYKGITLIDDYAHHPTAIQATLNLLRQEYPDRKVWCVYEPHQVSRTQAMMDSYSRSFRLADEVLIAPVYAAREKLGTEPVDTSKELVQRILLHNAAVRFGSSLDQIVSTLETEAQSGDIIITMGAGEINRIHHEFNRRLQRHS
- the murB gene encoding UDP-N-acetylmuramate dehydrogenase, with product MSSIEDFKDILKHSEPLAKYSWFKIGGPAQFFLEPRNADELQAVVKCCAENEIPVRVFGGGSNILIKDSGVQGAVIRIHDQEFAQISIEGTTVTSGAGALLSNLVSQTVKEGLAGLEGLVGIPGTVGGALHGNAGGHNGDIGQFAKSVSVLTARGEKFVRTADELSFSYRESSINELAILEATFELQQADADELTERMKKNWIMKKANQPLTHQSAGCIFKNPRGMHAGALIEQAGLKGTRIGGAEISDRHANFIINDESATTENVLDLINLAQNTVSEKFGVDLELEIELW